GTTTCGGATAATCCAAGATTGTTAAACGTAAAAGACAATACAACCGGAGTTGATCACACTTGGAACGGAATAGAAAGAATCACTTGGTTAGAAAGAGACGCTCAAACCAAAGGTCTTTTGAACGATATTTATGCTGATGCAGAAATTAAAGCGACAGATAATTTGACATTCAATGCAGGTTTAAGATACAACAAAGACAAATATTCAGGTTATAGAGACAACGCGAGATTTTTTGCAGAAAACTTAGGAGTTTTAGATAACAATACGGCTGATGATAAGGTTACTACCGTAAAAGGAAATCCATATACATATTGGAGATATGATGTAAGCGAATGGTCTTATACAGCGGCAGGAAACTACAAATTCAATGATAATATGGCTTCGTATGTTCGTTATAGCCACGGATTTAGATCTCCAATTGAAGAGTCGTTTTATGATAATGCAGCAGATTTAAGCAAACTAGAAAATACAGAAGTAAATCAGTTTGAGTTAGGTTATAAATATTCTAATTCATTCTTTAATGTGAATGCCAATTTATTTCACATGGGTTTAAAAAATGTTGCTTTTACAGACATTTTATCTGACGGATCTTCTGAAAACAAATTTGCCGACGTAAACAATATTGGTCTTGAAGTAGAAACTAACGTGAGATATGAAATCGTAAAACTGAATTTCACTTTCACAGTTCAAAAACCGGAATACGATAATTTTACAGGAACAAATGCTGACGGTTCGACTTTTGATTTTAACGGAAATACAGCACGAAGAATCCCTAAATTCTTCTGCAACTTAAGACCAGAAGTAGATATTACAAAAGATCTTACGGCTTATGTTCAGTTTTCTTATTACGACAAAAAATTCACGAATCAGGATAACAAACAAGTTTTACCGGCTTATAAAGAAGTTGGAGCAGGTTTAAATTATACATATAATAATCTTCGTTTTGCTGTAGATGCTTCGAATTTATTCAACGAAATTGGTTTAACAGAAGGAGATCCAAGACAAACAACTTCTGCCGCAAGCGATGTGTTTATGGCAAGACCTATTTTAGGACGCGCGTTTAGATTTTCGGTAGCGATTAATTTCTAAATTTATATTTATACAAACGCATTATAACGCGTTTTACACAACATACGGTATTGTAGAGGCGCACAGCAGTGCGTCTCCGCACCGTAAACGTAAAACATCGGCAACAAATCACATCCGAAAAAAATGAAAAACATAGGAATCAAAATCTCTCTTTATCTTAATTATTTTGTCTTCGCCATTTTATTAAACAGCGTAGGTATTGTGATTCTAAAATCGCAAAGAAATTATGGAGTAGATGAAGTTCAGGCAAGTATTTTAGAAGCTTTTAAAGACATGCCAATTGCTATTGTATCTTTTTTTATAGCCTCTTTTTTACCAAGAATAGGCTATAGAAAATCGATGTTAATAGGATTAGGTTTGGTTACTTTGGCTTGTATTTCTATGTATTTTGGAAACTCATTTGACAATGCTAAAATTCTTTTTGCAACCGTTGGAGTTTCATTTGCTTTGATCAAAGTTTCGGTTTATTCGCTAATTGGAACTGTGACCGAAACCAAAAAAGAACACAATGCTTTGATGAGTAGTATTGAAGGCTTTTTTATGGTTGGGATTGCGTTGGCTTATTTTTTATTTCCAGCTTTTAATAATGAAAACGATCCAAATTCATGGCTAAATGTATATTGGTTTTTGGCTGCATTATCGTTCCTGTCATTTTTGTTTTTATTTTTTGTAAAATTCAAAGAGCCGGAAGTTTCGGCAGGAGCAAATCTCAAAGATGACTTTCTGCAGATGTTCAAATTAATGGCAAAATTACTTACTGTTATTTTTGTTATAAGCGTCTTTTTGTTTGTTATGATCGAACAGGGAATCCTTTCGTGGTTGCCAACGTTCAATACAAAAGTGCTTCATTTACCGGAGAATATCAGTATAATGATGGCAAGTATTTTAGCTATTTCATTAGCAATTGGCCGAATGATTGCAGGTATTGTAACTAAAAAAGTAAACTGGATCTGGGTTTTAAGTGTGTGCATTTTTTCGGCAATGCTGATCGTGATTTTTGTACTTCCTAAAACTGTTGGACTAGAAGTTAAAAGCATCAACACACTTTCGGATATACCTTTAATTGGTTTTGCATTTCCTTTAATCGGATTGTTTATTGCGCCAATTTATCCCTTGTTAAATTCGATTGTATTAAGTGCTTTACCAAAGAATTTACAAAGCTCAATGACCGGATTAATTGTAATATTTTCTGCTCTTGGCGGAACATTAGGTTCCAGAATAACAGGCTGGTTGTTTAAAAATGAAGGACCGGAAAACGCATTTTATTTTACTTTAATTCCAATGTCTTTATTATTAATATCCTTTTTTATTCTCAAAAAAATAACTGCAAAAGATGAAATTTAAATTACATATAACCCAAACCATCGAAAAATTATTGGCTCAGGAAGATACTGATGGCGATAAAAAAATAACGATTGATGATCATGGTCCAAAGAAATTTCTGTTGTACGATCAAGATGGGAATCCGGCAGTTATTGAAGGAACTTATCAGCTTTCGAATTTATTGCAGGAATTGGCTTTGGCTAAAAAAAACAAAACCGAATTTGCCGAAATCAATCTGAATGAAATTACCGAAGATCCTGTAAAAAGGATTTCGAGAAAGATAAAAAACCTATATTGGAAAGGTCTTACGCGAACAATTGATGCTGATGGCGTAAAGAAAATCCTAGAAGATAATAAGATCGAAAATGAATTGGCTTATTTGTATGTGCCTTTTGGTGATGAAATTGTTTTTGATTATTTCAAGAAATTAGAAGCTACAACGCCAAAATTAAAAGTGGTGCAAATGCCTAAAAACATTTCGCCGGAATATGTGCTTTCGCTGAATAAACAACCCGGAATTTTAGCTTTGGCACTTCAAATAAAAAATAATGAAATTTCGGGAGTTCCGTTTGTAGTTCCTGGCGGAAGATTTAATGAAATGTACGGTTGGGACAGTTATTTTATTGCCAAAGGACTTTTGATCGACGATAAAATAGATCTTGCTTTAGGCATTGCCGAGAATTTTAAATATCAAATCGATCATTATGGAAAAATCCTAAATGCCAACCGAAGCTATTATTTAACCCGTACGCAACCGCCACTTTATACGTCGCTAATTATAGATGTTTTAGAGAAGTCGAATCCGGATGTTTTCTGGATTGAAAGACATTTAAAAACCGCTATAAAAGAATATCAAACTGTTTGGATGGAAGAAGGAAAACGTCTTACAGCAAATGGATTAAATCGCTATAAAGCAGAAGGAATAGGACTTCCGTTTGAAGTTGAGGAAGGACATTTTGATGATATTCTAGAACAATATGCGCCGAAATATAATTTGTCTACAAGAGAATTTGAAAAGAAATATCTCGAAAGAGAAGTTGTAGATGCTGAACTGGATAAGTATTTTATTCACGATCGAAGTATGCGCGAAAGCGGACACGATACAACAAATAGATTGGTTGGAGTTTGTGCCAATTTAAATACGGTTGCGATCAATAGTTTGCTTTATAAATACGAAACCGACATTGCTTTCTTGATTAAAAAGTACTTCAAAAATGAATTTCAATATTTTGAAGACAAATCTTTTTCAAGTGAATATTGGATTTCGAAAGCCAACTCGAGGAAAGAGAAAATCAATAAAATGTGCTGGAATGCAGAATTAGGATGTTATCTGGATTATGATTTTGTAAACGAAAAGCAACATTTCTTTGAAGCAGCGCCAACTTTTTATCCGCTTTGGGCGAAAATAAGCACGCAGGAACAAGCTGAAATTTTGGTTAAAAAGACGCTTCCAAGGTTTAAAATGAAAGGGGGAATTGCAGGAAGTACCAAAGAATCGATTGCTGGTGTTGATGAAAATGCACCAATAAGACAATGGGATTATCCGTTTGGATGGGCGCCGCATCAAATGCTTTTATGGGAAGGTCTGCTGAATTATAATTTCAACGAAGAAGCTCAGGAAATGGTTTATCGATGGCTTTGGCTGATTACCAGAAATGCGGTTGATTATAACGGAACCATTCCGGAGAAATTTGATTTGTCGATAAGCTCGCACAAAATTTTCGCAGAATACGGAAACGTAGGAACGGAATTCGATTACATAACCGAAGAAGGTTTTGGCTGGATGAACGCTTCTTATCAATACGGATTAACGATTTTAGAAGACGATTTAAAACAAAAACTATCAGATTTAGTCGATCCTGATGATTTGTTTTAATTATGGTCAATTTTTTTAAGATGTTATTCATTCCTTTAGGAATGTATGATTGGTAGATTTTTTTGATTGGATTTAATGGTATACGTTCCGTAGCAACGTTTGATTATGTTCATAATCATTCATTGCGCAAAACAGAGGTGTCCCTACAGGACACTATGCAAATGTGTTACTATTTTTTTACCAACCAGATATTCCTAACGGAATAATTTATTTAAAATGACAAACCCGACAGGTTTTTAAAACTTGTCGGGTTTGTTGTTTACAAATGTGAATTTTTTGTCACGAATTCGACTAATTTTTACTAATTTAATTGGGATAAAAATTCGCAGAGATTCGTGAAATTCGTGGCAAAAAAACTAAACTTTTCTTCCCATTAAATTCTCGCCAAAAGTTCTAAGAATATCTTTCTTTTCGGCGTTGATATCCATTTTTTCTAAAGTATCAAAAGCCTTAAAAGTATACATTTCTATAGCATCTTGCGTTGCTTTTGAAGCGCCTGATTCATTAAAAATGCTTTTTGCAGTTTCTATTTTATCCGTATTATCGTCTAAATTCAAGCTGAATAATTTCTCTAATTCCGAAGCTTTTTCAGGTGATGAAAATTCACGTGCTTTTAGATATAAATAGGTTTTTTTGTTTTCGATAATATCTCCGCCAACTTGTTTTCCGAAGGTTTCAGGATCTCCAAAAGCATCCAGAAAATCATCCTGAAGTTGGAAAGCCAATCCTAAATTCAATCCGAAATCATAAATTAAATCACCTTCTTTTTCAGATGTTTTAGCTACAATTGCACCCATTTTCATGGCAGCAGCAACTAAAACGGCGGTTTTATATTCGATCATTTTTAGATATTCGGGAATTGTAACATCGTTTCTTTTTTCGAAATCAACATCCCATTGTTGTCCTTCACAAACTTCAAGAGCAGTTTTGCTGAATAGTTTTGCTAAATCTCTAAAAACGTTTGGATCGTATTGTTCAAAATACTGATAAGCCAGAATAAGCATTGCATCTCCGGAAAGAATTCCGGTATTCAAATCCCATTTTTCATGTACAGTTTCCTGTCCTCTTCGCAAAGGTGCATCATCCATAATGTCATCATGAACCAACGAAAAATTATGAAAAACTTCGACAGCCATTGCAGCCGGAAGCGCCACTTTATAATCGGTGTCAAAAACTTCTGAAGCCATTAAAGTTAGCACGGGACGCATTCTTTTTCCGCCAAGGCCCAAAATATATTCAATAGGTTCGTAAAGGTTTTTAGGCTCTTTGCTGATGCTTTGATTTTCTAAATATTTGATAAAAAAATCCTGGTATTGGCTAATATCGTGCATAAAATATAATCTGAATTGCGAGCCTCAAAGATACAATTCATTATTAATTATTCCTTTTTTAAAAATTTAAAAGATGAGTTTCCATTAAAAAGAGCTGTGAATCCCTTCATTTTAAAGGAATTAAAATAATTTATAAAAAAACTTGGAAACTTTTTTGGTGTTTAGAGTTTCCTGTTTATATTTGCACCGTTAATTGGAAACTTCGAACACTGTAAAAGTTTCCGTGACGAGTTTTAATAATTTATAAACTCAATAAAATCAAATATTTATGAAAACAACATGGACCTTAGATTCTAGCCAATCAGATGTTTTAATCAAAATGAGACATTCTATAATTGCTTATATGGGAGGAACGACTAATAAATTTGGTGGCTACGTGAATATTGAAGACAATGAAATTGAGGATGCTTCGGTTGAGTTTTCATTAGATATCAATAACAAAAAAGATAGTTTTCAACAAATCGATACTTATTTACAGCTTCAGGATTTTTTTGATGTAGATGAGCATCCGATTATTAGTTTCAAATCGACTTCATTTCAAAAAATAAACAATAACATCAACTTTTTTAAAGGTGATCTTACTATAAAAGATGTCACTAAAGTGGTTGAGCTTGATGCTGAGTTTATTGGAATCAATACTTACAACGGTGAAAGAAAAGTTGCTTTTGAAATTAAAGGAGACATCAAACGTCAGGATTTTGGCTTGGATTATAACTCATTTAATCATAATGGAGGTTTGGCTTTAGGAAAAGATATTAAGCTTATAGCTAATCTTGAATTTAGTATATAAATCTTACATGAAGAATAAATTAATGTAAAATTATTACAAATAGCATGGAAACTATTTTTTTGATTTTAGTTTCCTAAGTATATTTGTAATGCAATTTGAAAGTTAAAATGAAAGAGAAAATCATATCAAAAGCAAGTGAATTATTTTTAAAGCTTGGTTTTAAAAGCGTTACAATGGATGATATCGCGGGCGAAATGTGTATTTCTAAAAAAACGATTTATAAATATTTCTGTAACAAAGAAGTTTTAATCGAAGAGAGTACATCTACAGTTCATAAACAAGTACACGAAGTTATTGATACGATTGTAGCCAAAGATTATAATGCGATTCACGAGAATTTTGAAATTAGAGAAATGTTCCGTGATATGTTTAAAAACGCAACAGATACCTCTCCGTTATATCAGTTAAAAAAGCATTATCCTGAGATTTATCAAAATATAATGACTCACGAAATCGATCAGTGTAATCATTATTTCAGAGATAATATTTTGAAAGGAATTCGCGAAGATCTATACAGAGCAGATTTGAATATAGATTTATATGTAAAGTTTTATTACACTTTGATTTTTCATATAAACGAGACTACGGTTTCAGAACGAGAAGCACAAAAAATAGAATTAGAAGCGCTGGAGTATCACACCAGAGCAATGGCAACCGAAAAGGGAATACTGGAATTAGAAAAACAACTTAAAAAAATTACTATTTAATCATCAATCTATGAAACGAATAATTCTTATATTTTTGTGTTCAATTGGCTTGTCTGCCAACGCACAAGTCAAAACACTAACCCTGAAAGATGCTGTTATTTATGCGCTTGAAAATAAAGCAGACGCAAAAAAAGCAAAATTACAGGTTGAAAATAGTGAGTACAAGATTCAGGAAGTACGTTCAAGAGCATTACCACAAATCTCTGCAAACGGAAACTTAACTTACAATCCAGTAATTCAGACAACAGTTATTGATGGAGCTGGTTTTGGTCAGCCAGGAACTACAATTCAGGCGGCATTTGGTCAAAAATGGACTTCAAATGCTGGGCTTTCATTAACTCAGACAATATTTGATCAATCTGTTTTTACCGGTTTAAGAGCTGCAAGATCTACTCGTGAATTTTATCAAATAAACGATCAGTTAACTGAAGAACAAGTAATTGAAAGAGTTGCTAATAACTACTATTCAGTTTATGTACAAAAAGAAAGATTGATTTTATTAGACAGTAATTACGTAAACACAACAAAAGTTCGTGACATCGTAAAAGGACAATTTGATAACGGTTTGGCTAAAAAAATTGATTTAGATCGTATCGTTGTTAAAATGTCTAATATTGATACAGAACGTCAGCAAATTAAGAATCAAATTACTTTACAGGAAAATGCTTTAAAGTTTTATATGGGAATGCCTATTGAAGCTCAAATTGATATGCCAAAAGAAGAATTTGAAGTTGTTCCTGCTGCATTAACAGAAGTGCCAAATGTTGAAAACAGAACGGAATATTTGCTTTTGAAAAAACAAGAAGAGCTTTTAGTTTACAATAAAAAAGCTGTTGAAGCTGGATATTATCCAACACTTTCTTTGACTGCAGGTTACAATTATATTGGTCAGGGTCCACAAATGCCTTGGTTTGCAAAACCATCAGATGGTGTTTATTGGTCAGATTACTCAGCAATTGGATTAAACTTACACGTACCAATTTTTACAGGATTTGGAACTCGTGCCAAAGTAAGACAAGCCGATGTAGAAATCAGATCACTTCAGGAAGATATCAAAGACACAAAACTTTCGCTTGATTTAGATTACAGAAATGCAATGGCACAAATTGATAATAACCTTGTGACTATCAATAATCAAAAAGAAAATATGCGCTTAGCGACTGAAATCTTAAGCAATACAAAAAACAATTATCTTCAAGGATTGGCATCATTAACAGATTTGTTAGATGCTGAAAATGCACAACTTGAAGCTCAAAATAATTTTACGAGAGCAGTTTTGAATTACAAAATTGCCGAAATAGCACTAATCAAATCAAAAGGCGAACTTAAAACTCTTATTAAATAACTAATTACAATGAAGAAAACTATTATAACAATCGTAATCATAATCGCAGCACTGGGTGTGATGGGATATGTCTTAAATAATAATAAGAAGGAGAATAAAGCAAAAACAGATATCGTAGCAGAGAAAAATGCTGCAGTTTCAGTAAAAGTAACTCCTGTAAAAACAGAAGAAATTTCACTGGATTTCGTTGCAAACGGAAACTTTCAACCAATTCAACAATTAACATTTTCTGCTGAGAAATCTGGAAAAGTAATTAGTGTTTTGGCTAAAGAAGGAGATTACGTAAAAGTAGGCCAGACTTTATTAACAATGAGAGGTGACGTTATTAATGTAAGTGCTCAACAAGCGCAAGCAGTTTACCAAAATGCAAAATCTGATTATAGCAGATACGAAAATGCTTTTAAAACAGGTGGAGTTACAAAACAACAATTAGATCAGGCAAAATTAGCGTTAACAAATGCTGAATCTAATTTGAAACAAGCAAACATTAATGTTGGAGATACTAAAGTAAAAGCACCAATCAACGGTTTTATCAATAAAAAATACATCGAGCCAGGATCTATCTTAACAGGAATGCCTGCAACTGCTTTGTTTGATATTGTAAATGTTTCTAAATTAAAATTAGTAGTTACAGTAAACGAAAATCAAGTTGCAAGTTTGAGAGTAGGAAACCAAATCAATGTAACAGCGAGTGTTTATCCTGATAAAACTTTTACTGGAAAAATCACTTTTATTGCTGCAAAAGCGGATGAATCTTTAAACTTCCCAGTTGAAATTGAAATTGCAAATAATATCAATAACGACCTGAAAGCAGGTATGTACGGAACTGCAAATTTTGCATCAAACCAACAAAAACAACATCTTATGGTTGTGCCTAGAAATGCTTTCGTAGGAAGTGTTAGTAGTAACGAAATCTTCGTGGTTCAAAATGGTGTTGCAAAATTGAAAAAAGTAACTGCTGGAAGAATTTTAGGAGATCAGGTAGAAATCATCAACGGATTAACTGACGGAGAAATTGTAGTTATTACAGGTCAAATTAACTTACAAGACGGTAATACAGTAGAAATTATTAAATAATTTAAAGCATTAAGCTATACGCCATAAGCATTAAGCTTATTGCCTAAAGCCTACCGCCTAAAGCAACAAATATGAAATTAGCCGAAATATCCATAAAACGTCCGTCGTTAGTAATTGTATTGTTTACAATTCTAACACTTGGTGGATTGTTCAGCTACAGCCAGTTAGGTTATGAGCTGATCCCAAAATTTGAACAAAACGTTATTACAATTTCTACAGTTTATCCGGGAGCTTCTCCAAGTGAGGTAGAAAATACAGTAACCAAGAAAATTGAAGATGCGATTGCATCCTTAGAGAATGTTAAGAAAATTGACTCAAAATCATACGAGAGTTTATCTATCGTTTCGATTACATTAACATCAAATGCAAAAGTCGATTTCTCTCTGAATGATGCACAGCGTAAAATAAACGCGATAATTAGTGATTTGCCAGATGATGTTAAAACACCGGCATTGACCAAATTCTCGCTGAGTGATTTACCAATTATGACGCTTGGTGCCAACGGAAAAATGGATGAAGCAGCGTTTTATGACTTAATTGACAAAAAAATTGCTCCTATTTTATCTCGTGTACAAGGTGTTGCTCAGGTAAACATTATTGGTGGATCTGAACGTGAAATCCAGGTAAATCTTGATGCATTAAAAATGCAAGGTTACGGACTTTCTATTCCTCAGGTACAACAAAATATTTTGACTTCGAATTTAGATTTCCCAACAGGAAACATCCAGACTCGTAACCAAAAAATATTAATTCGTTTAGCGGGTAAATATAAAAGTGTTGAAGAATTAAGAAACCTTGTTGTTTCTTCTCAAAACGGAATTCAGGTTCGTTTAAGTGATATTGCAGATGTTCAGGATACTCAAAAAATTGCTGAAAAA
This genomic window from Flavobacterium sp. 9 contains:
- a CDS encoding efflux RND transporter periplasmic adaptor subunit, yielding MKKTIITIVIIIAALGVMGYVLNNNKKENKAKTDIVAEKNAAVSVKVTPVKTEEISLDFVANGNFQPIQQLTFSAEKSGKVISVLAKEGDYVKVGQTLLTMRGDVINVSAQQAQAVYQNAKSDYSRYENAFKTGGVTKQQLDQAKLALTNAESNLKQANINVGDTKVKAPINGFINKKYIEPGSILTGMPATALFDIVNVSKLKLVVTVNENQVASLRVGNQINVTASVYPDKTFTGKITFIAAKADESLNFPVEIEIANNINNDLKAGMYGTANFASNQQKQHLMVVPRNAFVGSVSSNEIFVVQNGVAKLKKVTAGRILGDQVEIINGLTDGEIVVITGQINLQDGNTVEIIK
- a CDS encoding trehalase family glycosidase, giving the protein MKFKLHITQTIEKLLAQEDTDGDKKITIDDHGPKKFLLYDQDGNPAVIEGTYQLSNLLQELALAKKNKTEFAEINLNEITEDPVKRISRKIKNLYWKGLTRTIDADGVKKILEDNKIENELAYLYVPFGDEIVFDYFKKLEATTPKLKVVQMPKNISPEYVLSLNKQPGILALALQIKNNEISGVPFVVPGGRFNEMYGWDSYFIAKGLLIDDKIDLALGIAENFKYQIDHYGKILNANRSYYLTRTQPPLYTSLIIDVLEKSNPDVFWIERHLKTAIKEYQTVWMEEGKRLTANGLNRYKAEGIGLPFEVEEGHFDDILEQYAPKYNLSTREFEKKYLEREVVDAELDKYFIHDRSMRESGHDTTNRLVGVCANLNTVAINSLLYKYETDIAFLIKKYFKNEFQYFEDKSFSSEYWISKANSRKEKINKMCWNAELGCYLDYDFVNEKQHFFEAAPTFYPLWAKISTQEQAEILVKKTLPRFKMKGGIAGSTKESIAGVDENAPIRQWDYPFGWAPHQMLLWEGLLNYNFNEEAQEMVYRWLWLITRNAVDYNGTIPEKFDLSISSHKIFAEYGNVGTEFDYITEEGFGWMNASYQYGLTILEDDLKQKLSDLVDPDDLF
- a CDS encoding TetR/AcrR family transcriptional regulator; protein product: MKEKIISKASELFLKLGFKSVTMDDIAGEMCISKKTIYKYFCNKEVLIEESTSTVHKQVHEVIDTIVAKDYNAIHENFEIREMFRDMFKNATDTSPLYQLKKHYPEIYQNIMTHEIDQCNHYFRDNILKGIREDLYRADLNIDLYVKFYYTLIFHINETTVSEREAQKIELEALEYHTRAMATEKGILELEKQLKKITI
- a CDS encoding polyprenyl synthetase family protein, translated to MHDISQYQDFFIKYLENQSISKEPKNLYEPIEYILGLGGKRMRPVLTLMASEVFDTDYKVALPAAMAVEVFHNFSLVHDDIMDDAPLRRGQETVHEKWDLNTGILSGDAMLILAYQYFEQYDPNVFRDLAKLFSKTALEVCEGQQWDVDFEKRNDVTIPEYLKMIEYKTAVLVAAAMKMGAIVAKTSEKEGDLIYDFGLNLGLAFQLQDDFLDAFGDPETFGKQVGGDIIENKKTYLYLKAREFSSPEKASELEKLFSLNLDDNTDKIETAKSIFNESGASKATQDAIEMYTFKAFDTLEKMDINAEKKDILRTFGENLMGRKV
- a CDS encoding TolC family protein, which gives rise to MKRIILIFLCSIGLSANAQVKTLTLKDAVIYALENKADAKKAKLQVENSEYKIQEVRSRALPQISANGNLTYNPVIQTTVIDGAGFGQPGTTIQAAFGQKWTSNAGLSLTQTIFDQSVFTGLRAARSTREFYQINDQLTEEQVIERVANNYYSVYVQKERLILLDSNYVNTTKVRDIVKGQFDNGLAKKIDLDRIVVKMSNIDTERQQIKNQITLQENALKFYMGMPIEAQIDMPKEEFEVVPAALTEVPNVENRTEYLLLKKQEELLVYNKKAVEAGYYPTLSLTAGYNYIGQGPQMPWFAKPSDGVYWSDYSAIGLNLHVPIFTGFGTRAKVRQADVEIRSLQEDIKDTKLSLDLDYRNAMAQIDNNLVTINNQKENMRLATEILSNTKNNYLQGLASLTDLLDAENAQLEAQNNFTRAVLNYKIAEIALIKSKGELKTLIK
- a CDS encoding sugar MFS transporter, whose product is MKNIGIKISLYLNYFVFAILLNSVGIVILKSQRNYGVDEVQASILEAFKDMPIAIVSFFIASFLPRIGYRKSMLIGLGLVTLACISMYFGNSFDNAKILFATVGVSFALIKVSVYSLIGTVTETKKEHNALMSSIEGFFMVGIALAYFLFPAFNNENDPNSWLNVYWFLAALSFLSFLFLFFVKFKEPEVSAGANLKDDFLQMFKLMAKLLTVIFVISVFLFVMIEQGILSWLPTFNTKVLHLPENISIMMASILAISLAIGRMIAGIVTKKVNWIWVLSVCIFSAMLIVIFVLPKTVGLEVKSINTLSDIPLIGFAFPLIGLFIAPIYPLLNSIVLSALPKNLQSSMTGLIVIFSALGGTLGSRITGWLFKNEGPENAFYFTLIPMSLLLISFFILKKITAKDEI
- a CDS encoding YceI family protein; the encoded protein is MKTTWTLDSSQSDVLIKMRHSIIAYMGGTTNKFGGYVNIEDNEIEDASVEFSLDINNKKDSFQQIDTYLQLQDFFDVDEHPIISFKSTSFQKINNNINFFKGDLTIKDVTKVVELDAEFIGINTYNGERKVAFEIKGDIKRQDFGLDYNSFNHNGGLALGKDIKLIANLEFSI